Sequence from the Fusobacterium periodonticum ATCC 33693 genome:
AAATTTAACTGATTTATAAGTTAGTCNNNNNNNNNNNNNNNNNNNNNNNNNNNNNNNNNNNNNNNNNNNNNNNNNNNNNNNNNNNNNNNNNNNNNNNNNNNNNNNNNNNNNNNNNNNNNNNNNNNNNNNNNNNNNNNNNNNNNNNNNNNNNNNNNNNNNNNNNNNNNNNNNNNNNNNNNNNNNNNNNNNNNNNNNNNNNNNNNNNNNNNNNNNNNNNNNNNNNNNNNNNNNNNNNNNNNNNNNNNNNNNNNNNNNNNNNNNNNNNNNNNNNNNNNNNNNNNNNNNNNNNNNNNNNNNNNNNNNNNNNNNNNNNNNNNNNNNNNNNNNNNNNNNNNNNNNNNNNNNNNNNNNNNNNNNNNNNNNNNNNNNNNNNNNNNNNNNNNNNNNNNNNNNNNNNNNNNNNNNNNNNNNNNNNNNNNNNNNNNNNNNNNNNNNNNNNNNNNNNNNNNNNNNNNNNNNNNNNNNNNNNNNNNNNNNNNNNNNNNNNNNNNNNNNNNNNNNNNNNNNNNNNNNNNNNNNNNNNNNNNNNNNNNNNNNNNNNNNNNNNNNNNNNNNNNNNNNNNNNNNNNNNNNNNNNNNNNNNNNNNNNNNNNNNNNNNNNNNNNNNNNNNNNNNNNNNNNNNNNNNNNNNNNNNNNNNNNNNNNNNNNNNNNNNNNNNNNNNNNNNNNNNNNNNNNNNNNNNNNNNNNNNNNNNNNNNNNNNNNNNNNNNNNNNNNNNNNNNNNNNNNNNNNNNTTTTTGCGCTATCTTTAGCAATTTTACATCTCCTTGATAGTTTTCTTTGTTCTCTTTTCAGTTTTTTCTCATATTCTTTTGATAGCTTTAAATTCTCTACTTTTATACAATCACTCATTGTTGCAAATTCTTTTATTCCTAAATCTATTCCAATATTTTTATTAGTTTTTGGTAATTCTTCTATTTCTTCTTCACATAATATTGAAACAAAATAATGATCAAGACTATTTTTACTTATTGTTACTGATTTAATTATACCTTTTATTTCTCTATGTAATTTGATTTTAACTAGCGATTTTAATTTAGGAAGTTTTATGTAACTATCGTTAATGTATATTGTGTTTTGATTATTTGTAGTATAGCTTTGGACTGGGTTAGATTTACACTTATATTTTGGAAAACCAAAATCTTTATTTTTAAGAAAATTCTTAAAAGCCTTTTCTAAATTTAATTGTGCATTAGCAAGAGCTAAACTATCAACTTCTTTTAAATAAGGATATTCTTCTTTATATTTAGCAGGAGTAGGATATTTAGTTTTAATTCCTGTTGATTTATATTCTTCATAATCTTTCTTTCTATCATCTAACATAAGATTATAAACTTTTCTGACACAACCAAAGTTTTTTGAGAAAAAGATTATTTGTTCTAAGGTAGGATATATTCTGAATTTATATGCTTTTTTAATTATCTTCATTTCCTCCTCCTTACTTGCTCCACCAATACTCAATACAAAAAAATTCTACTCCAAAAATATTCATTTTTTGTTACCTTTAACTGATTTAATTATATCATATTTTTGAAACAATTTCAAGAAAATAAAAAAGCAATTCATCCCCTACTTATAGAAGTAGGGGACTTCTTGCTAAGATTTGTTAAATTAGTTTTTTCAATAATTTGATTAACTTTTAATATAGGTTCATTGTAAATAGATATCTATTTTTCATAAAATACCTTTTAATTTTACTTATTCTTGATTTCCAACTAAAATTTTGTCATAGTATTTTGCAAGTCCACCATCAGAAGTTTC
This genomic interval carries:
- a CDS encoding RNA-guided endonuclease TnpB family protein: MKIIKKAYKFRIYPTLEQIIFFSKNFGCVRKVYNLMLDDRKKDYEEYKSTGIKTKYPTPAKYKEEYPYLKEVDSLALANAQLNLEKAFKNFLKNKDFGFPKYKCKSNPVQSYTTNNQNTIYINDSYIKLPKLKSLVKIKLHREIKGIIKSVTISKNSLDHYFVSILCEEEIEELPKTNKNIGIDLGIKEFATMSDCIKVENLKLSKEYEKKLKREQRKLSRRCKIAKDSAK